A window of Saccharomyces eubayanus strain FM1318 chromosome XII, whole genome shotgun sequence contains these coding sequences:
- the DCR2 gene encoding phosphoprotein phosphatase, which yields MIRLPKLYQRFLVYLSIFGLIVFLYYDHNQTSRVQDYRISEGLKKEFDADAEEWLQDNGLEHLSPSDNLLINIGNEQCFHIGRFYERCFSFYELRPQPKSVHLLVARRKIHKDLKGSFGRKWLGRSEYLYYDILRLSSLHSLGSDFGELNVDAITGISSGSKDNSVSFKDFSVTFEPISIELLQKRGIISEINILFGTDCVDPRETWSLQKDVSFTHYAGSEPAYLTYRFVGFYPANSKAQRLQETDEGRFKIVQLADLHLGVGESECVDEFPKHETCKADPKTEAFVQQVLDIEAPQLVVFTGDQIMGDRSIQDSETALLKAVAPVISRGIPWAMVWGNHDDEGSLTRWQLSELASTLPYSLFQFSTYDTKDNTFGVGNYVHQVFSYNNTEVPVSTLYFLDSHKYSTVGKIYPGYBWIKESQWEYMNKYYDETLEMKTELSMAFFHIPLPEYLNIQSSTHPGEENALVGTYKEGVTAPKYNSEGMATLHKLGVDVVSCGHDHCNDYCLQDDSTPSQIWLCYGGGGGEGGYAGYGGTERRIRIYEINISENNIYTWKRLNGSPKEIFDYQSMLNNNSPKTV from the coding sequence ATGATTCGTTTACCGAAATTATATCAAAGATTCCTGGTATACTTATCAATTTTTGGCTTAATCGTATTCCTGTATTATGATCATAACCAAACATCAAGAGTACAAGATTATAGGATTTCTGAAGGTCTTAAAAAAGAGTTTGACGCAGATGCCGAAGAGTGGCTCCAGGATAACGGTTTAGAACATCTTTCTCCTAGTGACAATTTGCTTATAAATATTGGCAATGAGCAATGTTTCCATATAGGTCGTTTTTATGAAAGATGCTTCAGTTTTTATGAACTAAGACCACAACCAAAGAGCGTACATTTATTGGttgcaagaagaaaaatacataaaGATTTAAAAGGTTCATTTGGGCGGAAGTGGTTGGGGAGATCAGAGTACCTTTATTACGATATCTTACGCCTTAGCTCCTTACATTCTCTCGGATCTGATTTTGGAGAGCTGAATGTAGATGCTATCACTGGAATATCTAGTGGTAGTAAGGATAATTCTGTGTCATTTAAGGATTTTTCTGTTACGTTTGAACCCATCAGCATAGAACTACTACAAAAGCGTGGTATAATAAGTGAAATCAATATTCTCTTTGGCACTGATTGTGTGGATCCGCGAGAAACTTGGAGTTTACAAAAGGATGTTTCTTTCACACACTATGCAGGTAGTGAACCTGCTTACTTGACTTACAGATTTGTGGGTTTTTACCCTGCGAATTCAAAAGCCCAACGTCTACAGGAAACAGACGAAGGCAGATTCAAGATCGTTCAATTAGCAGACCTTCACTTGGGTGTAGGAGAGTCTGAATGTGTCGACGAATTCCCAAAACATGAGACTTGCAAAGCTGATCCAAAGACAGAGGCCTTCGTCCAACAAGTTCTAGACATCGAAGCACCTCAGTTGGTTGTTTTCACTGGTGATCAAATCATGGGCGACAGATCTATCCAAGACTCTGAAACGGCATTACTAAAAGCAGTCGCGCCTGTCATTTCGCGAGGGATTCCATGGGCAATGGTATGGGGCAACCATGATGACGAAGGAAGCTTGACGCGTTGGCAGTTGTCCGAATTAGCTTCAACCCTGCCATATTcgctttttcaatttagtACTTACGATACAAAAGATAACACATTTGGTGTCGGTAATTACGTTCATCAGGTTTTTTCATATAATAATACAGAAGTACCGGTGAGTACgctttattttttggattctCATAAATATTCTACTGTTGGTAAGATTTATCCTGGTTATRACTGGATCAAAGAATCTCAATGGGAATATATGAACAAATACTATGATGAAActttggaaatgaaaactGAGCTTTCAATGGCGTTTTTCCACATTCCATTACCAGAATATTTGAATATTCAATCGAGTACACACCCCGGGGAGGAAAACGCCCTCGTGGGTACTTATAAAGAAGGCGTCACTGCACCTAAATATAACTCTGAAGGGATGGCTACTTTGCACAAGTTGGGTGTGGATGTCGTCAGTTGTGGGCATGATCACTGTAATGATTATTGCCTACAAGACGATTCCACACCAAGTCAAATTTGGCTATGTTATGGTGGTGGAGGTGGGGAAGGCGGTTATGCTGGTTATGGAGGTACAGAGAGACGTATCCGTATTTATGAGATTAATATAAGTGAGAACAATATTTATACATGGAAAAGACTAAATGGTAGCCCCAAAGAAATTTTCGATTACCAGTCTATGTTGAACAATAATTCTCCAAAAACTGTTTAA
- the STE11 gene encoding mitogen-activated protein kinase kinase kinase STE11: protein MSEGYLMQNIGGTDLLVNDEKAKDLPFVESFLVEIGCEKYLNKFIQCSVVTEEEIKYLDKDILTALGVNKLGDRLRILRKAKSFQRSKRIEQVKELKNLMEKVSSLSTSTLTMNSDLAPEKHCVIFILNDGSAKKVNVNGCFNADSIKKRLIRRLPHELLATNSNGELTKLVQDYDVFVLDYAKNVLHLLYDVELVTICHANDRVEKNRLIFVSKDQTPSDKAISTSKKLYLRTLSALNQVGSSSSNLLSQNRTISNTNSEGKLKIDNTEKDRIRQVFNQRPPSELISTNLAGYFPHTDMKRLQKTMRESFRHSAMLSINQNRPLSAESNNVGDILLKHSNAVDMALLQGLDQTRINNKLDTTKIPKLTHKSADSKDVISDQLELLSVESDGEEDYDFLGEDSEIVSLPTKIATPKNWLKGACIGSGSFGSVYLGMNAHTGELMAVKQVEIKNNNMGAATDNNNNNNNNNNNNNKQTKTDEDNVQEEQHQSRLQNQQQEKSEDVGAVNHPKTNQNIHKKMVDALQHEMNLLKELHHENIVTYYGASQEGGNLNIFLEYVPGGSVSSMLNNYGPFEESLITNFTRQILIGVAYLHKKNIIHRDIKGANILIDIKGCVKITDFGISKKLSPLNKKQNKRASLQGSVFWMSPEVVKQSATTAKADIWSTGCVVIEMFTGKHPFPDFSQMQAIFKIGTNTTPEIPSWATQEGKNFLRKAFELDYQYRPTALELLQHPWLDAHII, encoded by the coding sequence ATGAGTGAAGGATACCTTATGCAAAATATAGGAGGCACTGATCTACTAgttaatgatgaaaaggcAAAGGATCTACCCTTTGTAGAGTCATTTTTGGTAGAAATTGGCTGTGAGAAATACTTGAATAAATTTATCCAATGTAGTGTTGtcacagaagaagaaatcaagtATTTGGACAAGGATATTCTCACCGCTCTAGGGGTCAACAAATTAGGAGACAGACTCAGGATACTAAGAAAGGCTAAATCATTTCAGAGAAGCAAACGCATTGAACAAGtaaaagaattgaaaaacctCATGGAAAAGGTAAGTTCCCTATCTACTTCCACATTGACTATGAACTCGGACTTGGCTCCTGAAAAACACTGTGTTATATTCATTTTAAACGATGGCTCTGCTAAAAAAGTGAATGTTAACGGTTGTTTTAATGCTGACTCTATTAAGAAGAGATTGATCAGGAGATTGCCGCATGAACTATTAGCCACGAATTCTAATGGAGAACTCACTAAATTGGTTCAGGATTACGATGTGTTTGTACTGGATTACGCCAAGAACGTGCTACATCTGCTGTACGACGTAGAATTAGTAACCATATGCCATGCCAATGATCGAGTTGAGAAAAATAGACTAATTTTCGTTTCTAAAGATCAGACTCCAAGTGACAAGGCCATATCCACATCCAAGAAATTATATCTGAGAACATTGAGTGCATTAAACCAAGTAGGGTCATCTTCGTCGAACTTACTCTCTCAAAACAGGACAATTTCTAATACCAATTCAGAAGGAAAACTCAAGATTGACAATACCGAAAAAGACAGAATTAGGCAAGTTTTTAATCAAAGACCCCCTAGCGAGTTAATCTCAACCAACTTAGCGGGGTACTTCCCTCATACAGACATGAAACGATTGCAAAAAACAATGAGAGAATCGTTTCGTCATTCAGCTATGCTAAGCATCAATCAAAACAGACCTTTGAGCGCCGAATCAAACAATGTTGGGGATATCTTGTTAAAGCACTCGAATGCCGTGGATATGGCACTATTGCAGGGTTTGGACCAAACtagaataaataataagCTCGACACAACCAAAATTCCGAAGCTTACACATAAAAGCGCTGACAGTAAAGATGTCATATCTGATCAATTAGAACTGCTAAGTGTTGAATCTGatggagaagaagattatGATTTCCTTGGAGAAGACAGCGAAATCGTTTCGTTACCAACAAAAATTGCTACACCCAAGAACTGGTTGAAGGGTGCTTGCATTGGGTCAGGCAGTTTTGGGAGTGTTTATTTGGGTATGAATGCTCACACAGGTGAACTAATGGCAGTGAAACAAGTGGAGattaaaaacaacaatatgGGTGCAGCCACagataataacaacaataacaacaacaacaacaacaacaacaacaagcaAACCAAGACAGATGAGGATAACGTTCAGGAGGAGCAACATCAGTCACGGTTACAAAATCAGCAGCAGGAGAAATCAGAGGATGTCGGTGCAGTAAATCATCCAAAAACtaatcaaaatattcatAAAAAGATGGTTGATGCTTTGCAGCATGAAATGAATTTGTTAAAGGAACTGCATCATGAAAACATTGTGACCTATTACGGTGCTTCTCAGGAAGGCGGaaatttaaatatttttctcgAATACGTTCCTGGAGGTTCGGTTTCATCCATGTTAAACAACTATGGCCCATTTGAAGAATCGTTAATCACTAATTTTACGAGGCAAATACTGATTGGGGTTGCATAtttacataaaaaaaacattatCCACCGAGATATTAAAGGTGCAAATATCTTGATTGATATCAAAGGTTGCGTGAAGATCACCGATTTCGgtatttccaaaaaattgtCACCTTTGaataagaaacaaaacaaaagagcTTCTTTGCAGGGCTCAGTTTTTTGGATGTCACCAGAAGTCGTCAAACAATCCGCCACTACTGCTAAAGCAGATATATGGTCCACTGGTTGTGTTGTTATTGAAATGTTTACTGGTAAGCACCCGTTCCCAGATTTTTCACAAATGCAGGctatttttaaaattggCACTAACACAACGCCTGAAATACCCTCTTGGGCTAcacaagaaggaaaaaatttcttgagaAAAGCGTTTGAATTGGATTACCAATACAGACCCACAGCTCTTGAATTACTACAACATCCATGGCTGGATGCGCATATAATTTGA
- the NMD4 gene encoding Nmd4p, producing the protein MTQYNFIIDASAFEKGLGNIKRWCSDCTETVTLNFYIPTFTLNELDFLQQRRKSFAARESLKFIDRLDDPSFTNLKVFIEFPEVLDIILWSDVMEHNNNAGKVNIAKLPKRLKNLLKSCIYKCYLDGNEGLHWFLISEDSQIRDMAVQCNIPSCSIVDVDSILSKDMNDKSFRESEKFNNMMLKNGTKEESENGRETIKTNFDKTVYASRGTGELWSP; encoded by the coding sequence ATGACACAGTATAATTTCATTATTGATGCCTCggcttttgaaaagggtTTAGGTAACATTAAAAGGTGGTGTTCTGACTGCACGGAGACGGtaactttgaatttctaTATTCCAACTTTCACATTAAATGAAttggattttcttcaacagagACGTAAGAGTTTTGCGGCTCGCGAATCCTTGAAGTTCATTGACAGGTTAGACGATCCTAGCTTTACTAACTTGAAAGTTTTCATTGAGTTTCCCGAAGTTTTAGATATTATATTATGGTCTGATGTTATGGAACATAACAACAATGCTGGCAAGGTAAATATTGCGAAGCTGCCTAAAagattgaagaatttaCTGAAAAGTTGCATCTATAAATGCTATTTAGACGGGAATGAGGGGTTGCATTGGTTTCTAATAAGCGAAGATTCTCAAATTCGTGATATGGCTGTACAATGCAACATTCCCTCTTGTTCAATTGTTGATGTGGATTCGATCTTATCTAAGGACATGAACGACAAATCATTTAGAGagagtgaaaaattcaataatatGATGCTTAAAAATGGCACTAAGGAAGAAAGCGAAAACGGCAGAGAAACCATCAAAACTAATTTCGATAAGACAGTATATGCTTCGAGAGGTACGGGTGAACTGTGGTCTCCATGA
- the GRX8 gene encoding glutathione-disulfide reductase GRX8: protein MSAFVTKAEEMIKAHPYFQLSASWCPDCVYANSVWDRFNVKDEVFVFDIGSLPRTEQEKWRVAFQKVVGSRNLPTIVVNGKFWGTESQLHRFENKGTLKEELTKIGLLP, encoded by the coding sequence ATGTCCGCTTTTGTTACTAAGGCTGAAGAGATGATCAAAGCTCACCCATACTTCCAATTATCCGCAAGCTGGTGTCCTGACTGCGTATACGCAAACTCTGTTTGGGACAGGTTCAACGTAAAGGACGAAgtgtttgtttttgacATCGGTTCTCTGCCAAGAAccgaacaagaaaaatggaGGGTtgcatttcaaaaagttgtCGGTAGTAGAAACTTACCAACCATTGTTGTCAATGGGAAGTTTTGGGGAACCGAGAGCCAATTGCAcagatttgaaaacaaaggtACGCTAAAGGAAGAGTTGACTAAAATTGGACTTCTGCCTTGA
- a CDS encoding nucleobase cation symporter-1 family protein has protein sequence MSFGAKVSKFLKFLEIPVENRNSISFLKNPDLQPIKAEHQTWGFWSNFAYWGVMSFSVGTWLCASSALTSGLSYPETIGTFIIGDVLTIVFTLANSSPGYDWKVGYTLAQRFVFGINGSAFGIIIRVLMSIVNYGSNAWLGGLCINMILDSWSHHYLHLRNTLSPSVAMTTKELIGFIIFHVLTAFCYLMKPYRMNYMLIWSCVATFFSMLGIVIYLTHQAGGVGDSFASTKSTLTGSKKAWAWVYMISYWFGAVSPGSTNQSDYSRFGSSQTAIWLGTICALMIPSTLVPVFGLIGSSTTEKLYGKQIWMPMEIFDYWLKDNYSAGARAGAFFCGVSFAMTQIGYNISNCGFASGMDLAGLLPKYFDIKRGAILTACLSWACLPWNFYNSSSTFLTVISSFGVVMTPIISVMVCDNFLIRKRQYSVTNAFILKGEYYFSKGVNWRAIIAWVCGMTPGLPGIAWQVNNNYFHNAGIVNFYYGDSFFSFLISFFVYWGLCLVFPMKIVVRHDDKDYYGAFTDEEARKKGLVPFSEISEEEITAYTLGKGYTTGHEFRPDGSGDETPELAKTSSENTIEFEIVHQKQDENKSSTASERAD, from the coding sequence atGAGTTTCGGTGCTAAGGTCTcgaagtttttgaaatttctgGAAATCCCtgttgaaaatagaaactccatcagttttttgaagaaccCAGATTTGCAGCCAATTAAGGCGGAACACCAAACATGGGGGTTCTGGTCCAATTTCGCATACTGGGGGGTTATGTCCTTCTCTGTGGGTACTTGGCTTTGTGCCTCGTCTGCATTGACCTCTGGGCTGAGTTATCCAGAGACTATTGGTACGTTTATTATCGGTGATGTGTTGACTATCGTATTCACCCTGGCCAATTCAAGTCCTGGTTACGACTGGAAGGTTGGTTACACGTTGGCTCAGAGATTTGTCTTCGGTATCAATGGTTCCGCTTTCGGTATTATCATCAGAGTTTTGATGAGTATTGTCAACTATGGTTCCAACGCTTGGTTGGGTGGTCTTTGTATCAACATGATCTTAGATTCCTGGTCTCATCACTATTTGCATTTACGTAACACTTTGTCCCCAAGTGTCGCCATGACTACTAAGGAGTTGATCGGGTTCATTATTTTCCACGTCCTCACTGCCTTCTGCTACCTAATGAAGCCCTACCGCATGAACTATATGTTGATCTGGTCATGTGTGGCCACCTTCTTCTCCATGCTGGGTATTGTGATCTATTTGACCCACCAAGCTGGCGGTGTTGGTGACTCGTTCGCCTCTACGAAGTCAACCCTCACTGGTTCTAAAAAGGCTTGGGCTTGGGTCTACATGATCTCATACTGGTTTGGTGCCGTCTCTCCAGGCTCCACCAACCAGAGTGACTACTCGAGGTTTGGTTCTTCCCAAACTGCCATCTGGCTCGGTACCATCTGTGCTCTAATGATCCCGAGCACTTTGGTTCCAGTATTTGGTCTCATTGGTTCTTCCACTACCGAAAAGCTATATGGGAAACAAATATGGATGCCTATGGAGATTTTCGACTACTGGTTAAAGGACAACTATTCTGCAGGTGCCCGTGCTGGTGCCTTCTTCTGTGGTGTTTCCTTCGCCATGACCCAAATTGGCTACAACATCTCCAACTGTGGGTTTGCTAGTGGTATGGATTTGGCTGGTTTGTTGCCCAAGTACTTCGATATTAAGAGAGGTGCTATTCTAACTGCATGTCTCTCCTGGGCTTGTTTGCCCTGGAACTTCTACAACTCTTCGTCTACTTTCTTGACTGTCATTAGTTCTTTCGGTGTCGTTATGACTCCTATCATCTCTGTCATGGTCTGCGATAACTTCTTGATCAGAAAGAGACAATACTCCGTCACCAATGCCTTTATTCTTAAGGGTGAATACTATTTCAGCAAGGGTGTTAATTGGAGAGCCATCATCGCCTGGGTTTGTGGCATGACTCCCGGTTTACCAGGCATTGCCTGGCAAGTCAATAACAATTATTTCCACAACGCCGGTATTGTAAACTTCTACTACGGTGATTCATTCTTCTCATTTTTGATCTCGTTCTTTGTCTATTGGGGGCTATGTCTAGTGTTCCCTATGAAAATCGTTGTCAGACATGATGACAAGGATTATTATGGTGCATTTACTGACGaagaagcaagaaagaagggCTTGGTCCCATTCAGCGAAAtctctgaagaagaaatcactGCTTACACATTAGGCAAAGGATACACTACTGGCCATGAATTCAGACCTGACGGATCCGGCGACGAAACACCTGAATTAGCCAAAACTAGCTCTGAAAACACCATCGAGTTTGAAATAGTTCATCAAAAgcaagatgaaaacaagTCATCTACCGCCAGTGAAAGAGCTGactaa
- the MDM30 gene encoding SCF ubiquitin ligase complex subunit MDM30, giving the protein MTKRRSLYMVGSTLTIDHLPPEIWLLISRLLQTSDLHSLCLTNRRLYLTIVADEIWKKRCYDRWIIQENLDILADNDYDPIPVCQWHSYYLQRAKWENKIFSLLWELTMETQPQAFREKYFHILQFEHHKLATFLHRIIKQGYIPDKRRLDLLTYANYLLKNIRHKYVFPLFYPMNATELKDLNTMASRDAEMIYLRLSAIDTSFYDLLDSREFVLNGICSSLLHRYKKIEKFLELRPVDRVSKLISMSTDYLDCFSQLSDIEDQMGDRDGERELHREDFMLLRVYSRESRGYKTIILAMIQTIAKRYNVESYLARDHLVVTEPDFPGGQAFVTVNEDFQPYIFNKDDLISVWSSNYPNSANFETAALPALLEPISIQHLLTEFFRELLRCKPRPFEDYPNRAHGLRDMFPYGKVEVPRDVTMYFAFIFDLFDAMFESGMTSLRGQMLRDLLNYVNANNFGDLNIIIGQNALEEPNDCWCNKRDYVLLDDDDKIGYFFQDIETQDTLCALNQYKVDGKVFITTIDILGDIRVRLAEGLMPFRGDCDKLWGSISPVVPRTDWGLFFKGYDSEKQRMQLSAYTQERLFDLIDK; this is encoded by the coding sequence ATGACAAAGAGGAGAAGCCTCTATATGGTTGGTTCTACCTTAACAATAGATCATTTACCTCCAGAAATATGGCTGCTCATTTCGAGGTTACTGCAGACATCTGATTTGCACAGCCTATGCTTAACTAACAGGAGGCTGTATTTGACAATAGTTGCGGAtgaaatttggaaaaaacgGTGCTACGATCGATGGATTATTCAGGAGAACTTGGATATTTTAGCCGATAATGATTACGATCCAATACCAGTGTGTCAGTGGCATTCTTACTATTTACAAAGAGCAAAGtgggaaaacaaaatcttttctttattgtgGGAATTAACCATGGAGACGCAGCCTCAAGCTTTCAGAGAAAAATACTTTCATATCCTTCAATTTGAGCATCACAAATTGGCCACGTTCCTTCACAGGATCATTAAACAAGGTTATATCCCTGATAAAAGGCGGCTTGATTTACTTACATATGCCAATTATCTGTTGAAGAATATAAGGCATAAGTATGTATTCCCTTTATTTTATCCAATGAATGCCACAGAACTGAAAGACTTAAACACAATGGCTTCAAGAGATGCGGAAATGATATACTTAAGACTATCCGCCATTGATACTTCTTTTTATGATTTATTGGATTCCAGAGAGTTTGTCTTGAATGGCATATGTTCCAGTTTGCTTCACAggtataaaaaaattgaaaagttcTTGGAATTACGCCCTGTAGACAGAGTTTCAAAGTTGATTTCAATGAGTACGGATTATCTCGACTGTTTTTCACAACTCAGTGATATAGAAGATCAAATGGGCGATAGAGATGGGGAAAGAGAGCTGCATAGAGAAGACTTCATGTTACTAAGAGTATACTCCCGAGAAAGTCGAGGCTATAAAACTATTATTCTGGCAATGATACAAACTATTGCCAAGAGATATAACGTTGAATCGTATCTTGCCCGAGATCATTTGGTAGTCACCGAACCAGATTTCCCAGGTGGTCAAGCTTTCGTGACTGTCAATGAAGATTTTCAGCcatatatatttaataAGGATGATCTGATAAGCGTTTGGTCTAGTAATTACCCCAATTCAGCAAACTTCGAAACTGCAGCTCTACCAGCACTGTTAGAACCAATATCGATACAACATCTCCTTACGGAATTCTTCCGTGAATTACTACGATGCAAGCCCAGGCCATTTGAAGATTATCCTAATAGAGCGCATGGATTACGCGATATGTTTCCATATGGAAAAGTGGAAGTTCCAAGGGATGTAACCATGTACTTTGCATTCATATTCGATCTTTTTGATGCTATGTTTGAATCTGGAATGACAAGCTTGCGGGGCCAAATGTTAAGAGACCTATTGAATTACGTGAATGCCAATAATTTCGGCGATTTAAATATTATCATTGGACAGAATGCCCTTGAAGAACCGAATGATTGCTGGTGCAATAAAAGAGACTACGTCCTTttagatgatgatgataaaatcGGGTACTTCTTCCAGGATATTGAAACCCAGGATACCTTATGTGCTTTAAATCAATATAAGGTAGACGGGAAAGTGTTCATAACGACAATAGATATTTTGGGTGATATAAGAGTCCGCCTAGCAGAGGGGCTGATGCCCTTTCGAGGAGATTGTGATAAGTTGTGGGGGAGCATTTCCCCAGTGGTTCCACGAACTGACTGGGGgctctttttcaaaggctACGACAGTGAAAAGCAGAGAATGCAACTCAGCGCTTACACACAGGAGAGGCTCTTTGATCTTATAGATAAATAA